TCAATCAAAACTATAAAACATGGTTAGTAAGAAACATACTGTCCATCGAGTTGAAGAACCCAGTGGCCAATGATTTCAAATTTATCATGCAACAAAGAAGGATCGCTCACCATATAATACATCAGCGCATCCCTTCCGTTATATCTCCACCAATATCGATCGACATTTGAAGCCAGGACAACTACATTCTCAGATACCACATAATCATTATACGGCCCCTCTTCCCGGATGGACTGATCATCAACGTTGACAATCCTTCTGTCAACATGTACGTTTAGGTTATTCACTGAGATTGCACGTATGGACATCTGACTATCCTGATAAAATTCTAAAACAAGATCTGCATATGTTCGATAACTATTGCCGTTAGGCTTATTTTTCAACAATACCCTGGCATAAAGTTTCCCTTCCGGCGTAACAGTCTCAGGAGAGTTGACAACCACCCTAAATCCGGATGCAATTGCATTCAGATCATAATGCGGATAACAGATCACTTTCGCATCGATGCGCTCTGAATTATTCGCCGGTTCGAATGTAACCTTATCGATCAGTGCCTCCACTTTCGCTTTATTTACATCTGCAACCAGCAATTTTTGCAGCGGATTAATCGCCATAAATTGAATTACATCAAACTTCGCTGAGATTTCCACCTGCTCAGAGATGCAGTAATAAGCATACCATGCCAAAGAAAAGCGATTGATCACCCCCTTTTCACCGCCCAGAGTTAGCGAATTATTAAATGTTCTGTTCAGATTGCCGATATCATCCGCTGTAGCTTCAGCGATCCATACTGGACCGCCAAATCCGACCGAACCCTTATAGGAAAGCAGCCGGAAAGCGAAAGAATTTTTGCCATAAGTATTATCGGCATTGTATGCCGGCATCTCATTTAGGGCGACACCATAGCAATTGCCCATCTGTGTCTTCCGGGGCAACCGAACATTTTCAATATTCCAAAGTTTCTCAGCCCACATAAACGGCTGGCCGATGGCCATCTCCACCTCTTTAAATGAATCCGTATATCCCACAATAACCGATCCTTCATATGGCAGCGCCTTGTACATTTCATCTGCGTCATCTACTTTAGCAAGCAATTTATAGGCACTAATTGACTGCCTTTTAATCGACACAGAGTCTTTGATCTGCATACCTGATATATCCAACCGGTTAGGTTCGGACAATATCTTGGTCGCTTTCTCAAAGTAGGCCTTTTTGGTCTGTGAGTCAAAATAGATCATCACACGATGATCATTCCGGATCGCTTTGAAAAAATCTGCAATTGACAATTTGGGCAAGTGCTGCGCAGGGTTTATCATACCATTTGCCAAAATATCATCGCCAGTCCTGGTGCCGGTATTGTCTATGATCAGTGATTTTATAAAACTGTCATCCAAATAAGATCCTTCAGCCTGAAAACCCAGAAAACCACAAACTTCTTTGATCACCCAGGTCAAGTAGAAAAATGCACCATACAACCTAGTTCCCCCTTTTATAGTATACCCCTCCGAAAAATCATTAATTACAGACTGTTCGAAATCAATATTGTTCGACCCATCATTTTTAATCTTGAGTTTGCCATCGGCCATAGGATTAAAATAGGTCGGCATACAAAATGGATAGATGCCTATCGAGCTGTTTATAGCGACAATTTTATCATTGATCCCTGCCCCTGGCCCATCGATCCGGATCGATTTATGCGAAACAAACTTTGAATTTACCGTCGTGGTGAATACTTCAGCAATTGTCTTATCCCTCATCAGGTCAGCTACGATTGAATTGTCAATCGTCAAATAACCCTCGTACTTGCTTCGCGCAGAAATATCGTACTCCAGTTTCGCTCGCTTCCAGGACATACCCAGCAGCGAAATATTCACGTCGATGGACTTTCGGCCTAGTCGGTTCTCAAGGAACCGGCCATAGCCCAAAGCCATATCATTTTTCTCGGTCGGCGGAAAAGTCACCGGATAAGTGTATGAGCCCTTCAGAACAGTCTCCTCATTAAATGTCGTCGCAACGAATTCCACGGTCAATTTACTGTCCGGCGAAACATCCAGCACGACGCCATCATCCGTAATAATTGCAAAAGGTAGAGTCATTCTATTTAATTAGCGGTTTGAACTTTGCCCAAGGGAATTGTGGCCCTGGATCAGGCTTTCTTCCTGGAGCGATATCCGAGTGGCCAATGATTTCCTTGATTGGATAATTGGCAATAATCGCCTTGCATGCTTCGATGGCAGCATTGATCTGCACATCCGTGTATTGTTGAGAACCGGTGTTCTGCAGCTCGATTCCGATACTATAGGAATTTAACCCGGTTAAACCTCTCCACTTACTCACTCCAGCATGCCAGGCTTTTAAATTGAACGGCACCAGTTGGGTAACTACCCCCTCCCGGCTAATGTGCAGGTGTGCCGACACCTGGCTCTTCGGATCTGTCATCCAGTTGATCGCACTGGTTGAATTAGGTGCTGCATCGTAATGCATCACGATGTAAATTGGAGTGATTACGCTCCCTTTGTTTAGAGTCGGACGGAACCCAACTGGAGTTCCGTCGTTATTGTATAGTAGATTGCTTTTTACTTGCATAAATTTATATTTTTAATTACAAAGTATCCAATGAGCATCTCTCCCCGACTCTTTGGATATATTGTATTGATTCTTTCCCGGTCTTCATCCCTCTTTTGTTTTTATGCCCCCGAAGGGGCTTTTATTATTGTTTACTTAAGGATTTAATCCATATCATTGTAAAGTCCAATAAATCCATGCTTGCAACTGATAAGCAATCGAGCGCATTGCTGTCGCAGAAAAATGGGTAATATCTATTCCTGCTATCGCTTTTTTTGTGCCACTTATCGTATCGTCTAAGTCGTACGCATAGCGCTCGTCTTTTGTTGATAATGGAGATTGAGTGAAGAATGTTGGTATATAATTAATCCGCCTTGATAAATTCAAATCTCCTAAGTACTCTTTAAAAAAATTATCTTTTGCGAATTTACCTGTCGGGAATCTATCATTCATAAATCCGTAATCGGCCCATTCACCTGGAGAGTAAACTCCTGAATGTCGGCTATAACTAAATCCAATTTGAATTGTGTTATTATGTGATTTTATTATATTCAATAAATTAACACCTATTTGATTAGTATATGTATAACCTTCACTATCGTTAGTACCTAGAGCATCTACAACGTGTGTAGGAGTCGCTACATCAAACTCATTAACGTTACTAACCTTGCTGCCAATCTTGTAGGATTTACCATCAGAACCTACAACAGTTTGGTTAGCATTACCTGTCAACCTCACTCCAAGATCATCCATAGTTCTATATCTATCCAGCCAAGCCTGTAAGCTAAAAGCTGTTGGATATTTCCAAATATGAGCGCCCGAATAAGCCTGTGCAGCCTTGATGTCAAAAAAAGGATTGTCTGGGTTCAAACTTACTCCTCCTGTTGGATTTTGAATATTACCATTAAGACCAAAAAGAAACTCGTTTATCTCATTGTAAATTGCAGATTGATTGCCTTCGTAGCTCGTGTAATTAGATTTATACCCCCATCTTAATTTCAAAACTTTCCAAAGATGTTCGTCAATATCAGGCTTAAATCGACCAAAAGGAGTACTTAATATCTCATTGTTATTTTCAAAAGTGTTTTCCCACTCTCTATTTATAGTAGAACTTTCACTATCAAAAGGAGTTTTAGTTTTTAAACCCAGAAGTGAAAATAGTGCCTGTGATGTAAGAATATTATGTTCTGAGACTAAATCATCTATCATCAGATTACCAAGTTTTGGCAGCATAGCATAAGTGAATGCCGCCCATGCTCCACGTCCTTCGGATTTGGTTTTAACTCGTATATCTTCGCCTTTATAATTAATAGTTCTATCGGATGGAGATTTTGTGCCTAATGATTTAAAAGTAATATTACCGACATCTTTATTGTCCATCTCAAAAAATTGACCAACAAAATTTGAAATTGTCCCTCCTCCTGATTTATCAAAAAAATCAACATCTTGGTCAGTTATAGAATCTCCTAGCATTAGCATCAAAATAGGTTTGTTTTGTGCGTTTTTTCGATTTGCTCGAATATAATCTAACTTGATAAATTGCTCAATTGCCTTATCATTTGAACTTGTTATTTCGATTTGTGTAGGAATCGTTTCAATAGGCACATCATTACGAACATGAGTTTGAAGAGATGCTTTTAGCCCGCCATTCAATTTTACAGACAATTTCTTTCTGACGATTGACTCGGCATAGATGTTAGTGAAATATTCACGAGGTTCTCCACTACCAGAATTAACACCAAAAACATAATTAGGCACATACAAATCATAATTGTAAGGTCTTGATTTCTCAAAGATGTCTTCTGAGGTGGATATATTGACAAAAGTTCTTTCTAAGTCTTGGTTTGTAGATGTCTGACAAACCAACCATGAGTCTTTAGCGACATATACTTTACCTCTATAGAGTTCATTATCGGCGGAAGCTCCATGACTCTCATAAGAAGTTTCAGCGGTTTCAGAATCGTAAAGATGGACAGTCCTTTGTCCCCAAGTATCCGTACCGATTTGAAAATCAATTATTGAGCCTTTAGGAACAAAAAACCGATCTGTTATCCGTCTGTTGGTGTTGTACATCTCATAGAATTGTCCATAGGAATTTAGATTTCCGTTTTTATCTTTGAAGTCTATTGAAGTTAAATTCTTAACAACTGACGTTGAGTTGTGTAAAAGATCCTCATTCAATTTATGCACCTCAGACAAATCATCAGGAGTTGCATAAATTGGCTCAACATCATCTCTATGAACAAAAGCATCGTTTAAAAATTCTTTTTCACATTGGAAAATTACCCATGAGTCCTGCCATGTAGTGTACTCTATAACTTCTAATTGATTAACTTTTTGTGGTTTAGCAACATGATAAGAATCAATTCCTTCAATGTTTTCTCGATTAAAAAAGTGTGCAACTCCTTGTGATATGTTGTCAACTGCTAAGTATATTGTAAGTTTTGTATCTCTCGGTACAAAGATCAAGTCTGATATACACCTAGTAGAATTAACATTCGTGTAACCTTCGCCATAGTAGTTGTATATAAATTTTCTTTCAAAAAAATCCGCTCCAGTTAAGTTTTTAACAGATAGATTTCTACTGTTTTTCAAAAGTTTCTCAATATCTCTTTTATAATCTAAGGCAGGTATAAGGACTTCAACAAATGGTTGTTGAGCTTCGGTTTCAGTATAATAGTGATATGAAACATTGATATATCCATCTTCTTCTACATTAATATAGAATGTTTTTAAACCTGATAAACCCGTATTATTTTCCCCCCTTAAAAAGACTTTGTTTTTATTAAATAAGGCGTACAACAACGCTCCTGTTGAATTTCCAAAAGTTGTCACAACGACTAAATCTCCTTTCTTAACAGGCTGATTTAAAAGGCTTCTGAAATTTACATTTTCAGATAGACTTCCATCGGAATTTGTTAGTCCATGAAATAAAAACTTGTCTTTTTTTATCGATGTGTAAAAAACATCAACAAATTTATCAAAACCTAAAGTCCCATGCACTTTATTTAAGTGCAAAATATTAACCCAGTCTTCACTTTCATCACTTGGCTCTTGATCAGTCTGTTTGTTTGCAAACCAACCATTATTGTTGTGCCAAACAAAAGAATTTTTTTCAACTGGTTTTTCTAATTCTGACCAAAGGTTTATTTTGTTTCCATCAGCTCCCTTTGGCAAAGGCACACTGCTTCCTAAGCTCCAGGTAGTACCGTCCCACCAGTTAGTATTTTTCTTTCCTGCAGGTGCTTCCCATGCCGTACCCGTAGAAACAGGGGGTTCAGCAGATGTTCCATTTACAAACCATCCTTCCACATCTTCCATTTTTCGGTTTGCTCCAGCAGGGCCAGGAGGCAAAATTGTAGCTGTGGCAGAGGTCGCTCCCCCTTTAATTGTTTTGACCTGAATCGATGCCTCAATCGTTGCATTCTTTACCTGCTGAGCCATATCCGCGACAACTTTTGTTCCTGCGAATACGGAAACTTTATATGATTTTGCCATTATTATTTAGTTACAATTCCGGTTAATATTAATTTTCCCTTGACAAATGTTGTCCGCTCGGTACCGTCGATTACAAGGATATCATAGAAATACACATCCTTTTTAAGTTCGATCGTATTTAATCCAAAATTCATAGTCAATTTTGTCGGCTCGATCGTTAGGCCTCCATTTGCTTTAGTAAGTTCAAGAGCTATTTCCGAAGCGTTTAAATCGTCTTTGAACTGTACACGAATTTCTTTTCCGGCCAAGCTAAAAGGCACGATTTCACCAGTGTCTTTCTCGATCACTTCCCATCCCCAAAATTGATATTCTTCAGTAGTCCCCCGGACGAGAGTAATATCAAACTCATTTAGATCTATATTATAATCCATATCAATATTTAGTTATCAAAAAATTGCTCTTGAGAATGTTGGCTACTAATTTCAAATGACACAGCAAATAGACCGTTTCCATCTTGAGACTCATCGATGGATGATGATGAAATATTCACTGGCCACCATTCCTTCTTGAACAGCTCCAGTTTCCAACGACTTAAAATAAAATCACGAAAGCCAACGATTTCAGAATATGATTTATATCCAGAACTGATTTTCTCCTTATTCTCAAGAACAATATCCAGGTCAATATTCTCGCCTTTCTTCAGATCAAACGTTCCGGCTTGAGATATAATAGCATTACTCTTTTCAATTTCGTAGGAAATAGCTTTTTTCCCTGAAGTGAAAAGCGTCTCAGGGGATCCAAGAGAATTTTGAAAAAGAAAGACACGCTGATATTGATGTAATGTATCATCAACAAAAAATCGAATTATATTTGAAATCTTTTTACCCTCCGCATGCAGCCAAACCTTATATGAGACGATATCCAATTCTGGATAATAGGTATTTGCATTTATTTGAACGAGTCCAACCGGAATAATTACCTTCTCAAATTGTTTAATTTCAACAATTGAATAAGCTGTAAATGAGAACGGCATCCCATCACTGTAAACCACTTCAACCTCCACTTTGACTTCCGTATATGTTTCATTTAGATTGAACCAGGACAACCAATTCGGTTGGTCAGGAATTACTTTTTTGTCTTGAGTTGTACAGAGAAAACGAACTGATTCATTTACTGAAATTGATTCTCCAAAACTTAAATTTTGCAAGTTTTTTGGAAGCCCTCCATAAACGGCGAAAAACAGATCCGTAACGACTGAAGTCCTGGGACCTTGGGGCTCTCCGGATAATTCTGTTGCTCTCAAATAGAATTGCTTGATACATTTGCTTTTTACAATACCCACATCCTCTACCGATAAGATATCTGGTCCGTCACTTAGACACAACGAGGATAGAGGTTTTGAGAAATCCCAAGAGGCATTGCCATTGATATCAGGAACTAAAGCCGCAGAAACAACAGAGCGTTCAGCCAACGAAAGATCGATCGCAATAAGCTCTACAAAAATTTTAAGATTAGGTGTATAATTTTTTGACACTGGCGTTTGAGGTGTCTCAATAGCCACAGCAAGATCATTAGTAACATCTTGAATTTGCACATCTAAAGAAACATCATTCTCAATTGAGCTAAACTTGATTTTCTGACCGTCGACCTCTCCAACAAATAAAGATGACAGGTTAAATGCATTCAGTATTGCATTCTTAACTTTTACCAACCAATCTTGCTTTGTCTCAGTTGGACCAATTCGATGAGGAATTTTAAACTTGTTAATAGGACTCGCATATTCACATGAGAACAGAAATTTCGTTTGTTTTACAATTAAAGTGAACGACCAATCAAGATAATAATAATAAGTTTTTTCAGGAGTATGGAGTTCACTATCTACGACATTATCAACCTGGCTAAAGTCCAAAGTAAATATCAAAGGACGACCAGCCTCTAAAATTACTTGATCAGTATGGAATTCAAATACTATTGGATTTCTCGACCAGGAGACTTTATTGGGTTGCTTAACGATTGAAATTGCCATATCACAAAGATGGCTCTCAAAATAAATTTTGAAACGACAATTAATTGGTAAACTGGGATACAACAATATGAGAAATACGGTAAATAAAAAAGCCGGTGATATCTCATCAGCGGCCTAACTAAACAAATTAAAAAAAATTACAACTTGATACTATCCCTAATTCCCAACTCAGCATAATAACCGAAATGATTTTCACCGATCGGGCCGATCGAATCTCCATTCCAAATTTGCGGATCGAACATAAATGGTTCCTGTCCTGGTACCGGAGGAGCAGATCTTAATCGATTAAGGTAAAAATATAGCCGATCCAAAACGCGCTCCGCTTTATCAGTAATCTCTGTTTTGCGTTCACGATTATCCACTGGAACAAATTGTACACATACAACAAGGCCCTCCTTCAGCCAAATATTACCATTGGCATTATTCTTTTTCGGACTTTTTGCATAAGGAGGAACCAGTAAAACCATACGGTCACTA
The DNA window shown above is from Sphingobacterium thalpophilum and carries:
- a CDS encoding N-acetylmuramoyl-L-alanine amidase encodes the protein MQVKSNLLYNNDGTPVGFRPTLNKGSVITPIYIVMHYDAAPNSTSAINWMTDPKSQVSAHLHISREGVVTQLVPFNLKAWHAGVSKWRGLTGLNSYSIGIELQNTGSQQYTDVQINAAIEACKAIIANYPIKEIIGHSDIAPGRKPDPGPQFPWAKFKPLIK